In Leptotrichia sp. oral taxon 215 str. W9775, one genomic interval encodes:
- a CDS encoding ABC transporter substrate-binding protein: MKKRILLLLLALVLLTLTACGSKGESGSSDGKNAEIKGKIVIYTSMYEDIIDNVKEKLKQEFPNLEVEFFQGGTGTLQSKIVAEMQANKLGADMLMVAEPSYSLELKEKGVLHAYVSKNAENLALDYDKEGYWYPVRILNMVLAYNPDKFKKEDLAQSFDEFAKKPNLAGKISIPDPLKSGTALAAVSALTDKYGEGYFESLAKQKAVVESGSVAVTKLETGEAAEIMILEESILKKRQEENSKLEVIYPTDGIIAIPSTIMTVKEEMSPNKNIKAAEALTDWFLSPAGQEAIVDGWMHSVLKNPAKAPFDAKATAEILAAAMPINWDKTYHDRDKLREIFEKYITKAAK; the protein is encoded by the coding sequence ATGAAAAAAAGAATTCTGTTACTATTACTGGCTTTAGTGCTTTTAACTTTAACAGCTTGTGGCAGCAAGGGGGAATCAGGTTCATCTGATGGAAAAAATGCCGAAATAAAAGGAAAGATTGTTATTTACACTTCAATGTACGAAGACATCATTGACAATGTAAAGGAAAAACTTAAACAGGAATTTCCTAATCTGGAAGTTGAATTCTTCCAAGGTGGAACTGGAACACTTCAATCAAAAATCGTTGCAGAAATGCAGGCAAATAAATTAGGTGCAGACATGCTTATGGTTGCTGAACCTTCTTATTCACTGGAATTAAAAGAAAAAGGTGTATTACACGCTTATGTTTCAAAAAATGCTGAAAATCTTGCATTAGACTATGACAAGGAAGGATACTGGTATCCTGTACGTATTTTAAATATGGTTTTAGCGTATAATCCTGACAAATTTAAGAAGGAAGACCTTGCACAATCTTTTGATGAATTTGCAAAAAAACCAAACTTAGCAGGAAAAATTTCCATTCCTGATCCATTAAAATCAGGAACAGCTTTGGCGGCAGTATCTGCACTGACTGATAAATATGGTGAAGGATACTTTGAAAGCCTTGCAAAACAGAAAGCAGTTGTAGAATCAGGATCAGTTGCAGTTACAAAACTTGAAACAGGTGAAGCTGCAGAAATTATGATACTTGAAGAATCAATCCTTAAGAAAAGACAGGAGGAAAATTCAAAACTTGAAGTTATTTATCCTACTGACGGAATTATCGCAATTCCTAGTACAATCATGACTGTAAAAGAAGAAATGTCACCTAACAAAAATATAAAAGCGGCTGAAGCTTTAACTGACTGGTTCCTATCTCCGGCAGGACAGGAAGCTATCGTTGACGGATGGATGCACTCAGTACTTAAAAATCCTGCAAAAGCACCTTTCGATGCAAAAGCTACTGCAGAAATACTTGCAGCTGCAATGCCTATTAACTGGGATAAAACTTACCACGACAGAGATAAATTACGTGAAATTTTTGAAAAATACATAACAAAAGCTGCAAAATAG
- a CDS encoding anaerobic ribonucleoside triphosphate reductase codes for MKMHNQLGEDLEKIISGIVDVEKNDINNENANMSSMTPAGQMMRFASEVSKMYTLENLVSPEFKEAHNNGEIHIHDLDYYPSKTTTCLQYDLADMFEHGFQTKHGFIREAKSITTYATLATIIFQTNQNEQHGGQSIPAFDFYMAKGVLKSFRRHFRYRILSFLSLDYVDETNKEVKSFINENIHTILPDDATITETAEHFKIPRDQIKRLMEIAYDDTRLETYQAMEGFLHNLNTMHSRGGNQVVFSSINYGTDTSEEGRMVIRELLKATEDGLGKRETPIFPIQIFKVKEGLNYTEEDYGYAMENFEEVMNQAAEELNGDIENTAAHMENKKKFKAPNFDLLLLACHTTSRRLFPNFVFLDTEFNRHEKWDINDPLKYKYEVATMGCRTRVFENLHGEKTSLGRGNLSFTSINFPRIAIEVRKKVEKEIEEMKQAGKFSDEQEEINKKCELLVKGFQEKVKEMTYFTAKQLHERYSFQRTALAKQFPFMRANNLWKGMINASPNSELGDVLLSGTLGIGFVGGSNAMYALFDADHGSSELAYNTLYDTVKMMDDIAAELKEKYGLNYSILATPAESLAGRFLRIDREKFGEITNVTDRDYYINSFHIDVKENIGIFEKIRKEAPFHKLTAGGHITYVELDGEARKNVRVILKIVKAMKDTGIGYGSINHPIDKCRDCGTETIIGDECPICGSHNISKIRRITGYLTGDLDSWNSAKKAEEKDRVKHGMK; via the coding sequence ATGAAAATGCATAATCAACTGGGAGAAGACTTGGAAAAAATAATTTCAGGAATTGTAGACGTTGAAAAAAACGATATAAATAATGAAAATGCAAATATGTCTTCGATGACACCGGCGGGTCAGATGATGAGGTTTGCAAGTGAAGTATCAAAAATGTATACTTTAGAAAACCTGGTTTCCCCTGAATTTAAGGAAGCACACAATAACGGAGAAATTCATATTCATGATCTGGATTATTACCCAAGCAAGACAACAACGTGTCTTCAGTATGACCTGGCAGATATGTTTGAGCATGGATTTCAGACAAAACATGGATTTATAAGGGAAGCAAAAAGCATAACAACCTATGCCACACTGGCGACAATTATTTTTCAGACAAACCAGAATGAACAGCATGGCGGACAATCAATTCCGGCATTTGATTTTTATATGGCAAAGGGAGTGCTGAAATCATTCCGTAGACATTTCAGATACAGAATATTGAGCTTCCTGTCATTGGACTATGTTGATGAAACAAATAAGGAAGTAAAATCTTTTATAAATGAAAATATACATACAATATTACCTGATGATGCAACAATTACAGAAACGGCAGAACATTTTAAAATACCTAGGGATCAGATAAAAAGACTTATGGAAATTGCCTATGATGATACAAGGCTTGAAACATATCAGGCAATGGAAGGGTTCCTGCACAATCTTAACACGATGCATTCACGTGGAGGAAACCAGGTTGTATTTTCTTCAATAAATTATGGGACAGACACTTCTGAAGAAGGAAGAATGGTAATAAGGGAACTTCTGAAGGCTACAGAAGACGGCCTTGGAAAGAGGGAAACACCAATATTTCCTATCCAGATTTTCAAGGTTAAGGAAGGGCTGAACTATACTGAAGAAGATTACGGATATGCAATGGAAAACTTTGAGGAAGTGATGAACCAGGCGGCTGAAGAATTAAACGGGGATATTGAAAATACTGCTGCCCACATGGAAAATAAGAAAAAGTTTAAAGCACCTAATTTTGATTTGCTTCTGCTTGCATGCCATACAACGAGCAGACGTCTTTTTCCAAACTTTGTATTCCTTGATACTGAGTTTAACAGACATGAAAAATGGGATATAAACGATCCTTTAAAATATAAATATGAAGTGGCGACAATGGGATGCAGAACAAGGGTTTTTGAAAACCTGCATGGGGAAAAGACAAGCCTTGGAAGAGGAAACCTTTCTTTTACAAGCATTAATTTCCCAAGAATTGCCATTGAAGTGAGAAAAAAAGTTGAAAAAGAAATAGAGGAAATGAAACAGGCAGGAAAATTTTCAGATGAACAGGAAGAAATAAATAAAAAATGTGAACTTCTTGTAAAGGGATTTCAGGAAAAAGTTAAGGAAATGACATATTTTACTGCGAAACAGCTGCATGAGAGATACAGTTTTCAGAGAACGGCACTGGCAAAGCAGTTTCCTTTCATGAGGGCAAATAATTTATGGAAGGGAATGATTAATGCAAGTCCTAACAGCGAGCTTGGGGATGTACTGCTTTCAGGTACGCTGGGAATAGGATTTGTAGGAGGTTCAAATGCCATGTATGCTCTTTTTGATGCGGATCATGGAAGCAGTGAACTGGCATATAATACTCTTTATGACACTGTAAAAATGATGGATGACATTGCGGCTGAACTGAAAGAAAAATACGGATTGAATTATTCCATACTGGCAACGCCTGCAGAAAGTCTGGCGGGAAGATTTTTAAGAATTGACAGGGAAAAATTTGGGGAAATAACTAACGTTACAGACAGGGACTACTATATAAATTCTTTCCACATTGATGTGAAGGAAAATATAGGAATATTTGAAAAGATAAGAAAAGAAGCGCCTTTCCATAAGCTGACTGCCGGAGGGCACATTACATATGTGGAACTTGACGGGGAAGCAAGAAAGAATGTAAGGGTAATACTGAAAATCGTGAAGGCAATGAAAGATACAGGTATCGGATACGGTTCAATAAATCATCCTATTGACAAATGCAGGGACTGCGGTACAGAAACAATAATCGGAGATGAATGCCCTATATGCGGAAGTCATAATATATCCAAAATAAGAAGAATAACCGGATATCTGACAGGAGATCTGGACAGCTGGAACAGCGCAAAGAAAGCTGAAGAAAAAGACAGAGTGAAACACGGGATGAAGTGA
- the nrdG gene encoding anaerobic ribonucleoside-triphosphate reductase activating protein, with protein METEKKQDEFTLRILGIYRETIVDGEGLRYSIYFSGCSHACPGCHNRESWNPCNGEILTYEKLEKIAEEINSNELLDGITVSGGDPLFNPVEMFKVLKFLKEKTGKNIWLYTGYTIEAILENKERKACLKYIDVLVDGLFVKELYSPQLKFRGSSNQRIIKMKTVREKINEKTEER; from the coding sequence ATGGAAACTGAAAAAAAACAGGATGAATTTACGTTAAGGATTCTTGGAATATACAGGGAAACAATAGTAGACGGGGAAGGGCTGAGATATTCCATTTACTTTTCAGGATGTTCACACGCCTGCCCCGGATGTCATAACCGGGAGTCATGGAATCCGTGCAACGGAGAAATTCTGACATATGAAAAGCTTGAGAAAATAGCGGAAGAAATAAATAGTAATGAACTGCTCGACGGAATTACAGTAAGCGGAGGCGATCCCTTATTTAATCCTGTCGAGATGTTTAAAGTGCTAAAATTTTTAAAGGAAAAAACCGGGAAAAACATATGGCTCTATACAGGGTATACAATAGAAGCCATATTGGAAAATAAGGAAAGAAAAGCCTGTCTTAAGTATATAGATGTACTGGTAGACGGCCTTTTTGTTAAGGAGCTTTATTCTCCTCAGCTTAAATTCAGGGGGAGCAGCAATCAGAGAATTATAAAAATGAAAACAGTAAGGGAAAAAATAAATGAAAAAACAGAAGAAAGATAA
- the sfsA gene encoding DNA/RNA nuclease SfsA: MKKQKKDNKESIYRIDYDETVIFKERVTRFTVRFEFKGKEKGEDFAHLHDTGRLKELLVEGAELLIKKVDKEERKTKWDVIAVKINNETVLINTAFHRYIAEAVFHNEKISPFEKPSYIKPEMKYNNSKMDFYMETEKDKIYIETKGCTLVEDNTAKFPGAPSVRAVKHLRELMELKEEGFRAAVIILIFRRSEIFAPEHNIDREFSETFYEAMEKGVEIYPILLKYEDKNIYFEKNVGIMEKSVLFWEKK; this comes from the coding sequence ATGAAAAAACAGAAGAAAGATAATAAAGAAAGCATTTACAGAATAGATTATGATGAAACTGTAATTTTTAAGGAAAGGGTTACAAGATTTACAGTAAGATTTGAATTTAAAGGAAAAGAAAAAGGCGAAGATTTTGCCCATCTTCATGATACAGGAAGGCTGAAGGAACTCCTTGTTGAAGGGGCGGAGCTGCTTATAAAAAAGGTGGATAAAGAGGAAAGAAAGACAAAATGGGATGTTATCGCAGTAAAAATTAATAATGAAACAGTCCTTATAAATACGGCGTTTCATAGATATATTGCAGAAGCGGTATTTCATAATGAAAAAATTTCGCCATTTGAAAAACCTTCATATATAAAGCCTGAGATGAAGTATAATAACAGCAAGATGGATTTTTACATGGAAACGGAAAAAGACAAGATATATATTGAGACAAAGGGATGTACACTTGTGGAGGATAATACTGCAAAGTTTCCCGGAGCCCCTTCAGTGAGGGCTGTAAAGCATTTACGTGAACTTATGGAACTTAAGGAGGAAGGATTCAGGGCTGCAGTAATAATCCTCATATTCAGGAGGTCGGAAATATTTGCTCCTGAACATAACATAGACAGGGAGTTTTCTGAAACTTTTTATGAAGCAATGGAAAAAGGGGTGGAAATATATCCGATACTTTTAAAATACGAGGATAAAAATATATATTTTGAAAAAAATGTAGGAATTATGGAAAAGTCTGTTCTTTTTTGGGAAAAGAAATAA
- the yajC gene encoding preprotein translocase subunit YajC — MGTGQWILIYVVFMVVLFLPQILAGRKRKKAQETMLDSLKIGDEIVTIGGIHGKIAAVSETTVEITIDKNVKMTISKSAVSRVAK; from the coding sequence ATGGGAACAGGTCAATGGATACTGATATATGTAGTGTTTATGGTTGTTTTATTTTTACCACAGATACTTGCAGGAAGAAAAAGAAAAAAAGCGCAGGAAACAATGCTGGATAGCTTAAAAATAGGAGATGAAATAGTTACAATTGGTGGAATACATGGAAAAATTGCGGCTGTTTCTGAAACAACTGTAGAAATTACAATTGATAAAAATGTAAAAATGACTATTTCAAAAAGTGCAGTTTCAAGAGTTGCGAAATAA
- a CDS encoding N-acetylmuramoyl-L-alanine amidase produces MKKLFVLLLLLMSTVVFSETLERIDYGSGVFTGTLKENKKVNIQAIKGRTETGSVLILELPNVRKNAADLRISDDSYLDSVTMMEQENGVKIYFFLKDGTDYTVLNSKKEFQVKFNNPNALSSDKGREKTNTRVVDTRVNEPSRTTDPTEGRPSSNRKGTYTIVVDPGHGGHDSGAVGNGYREKDLALQVGLKLGKELGKDYNVIMTRTTDIFKTLQERPEIGNVRSADLFVSVHLNSGGNSSASGTEVYYYAKKDADNYSRDVAKFNNTVDSGVAMSDYALKDINYRMNQTRSSALAQDVLNGLLSNFAMKDRGVKSANFAVLRGSNSPSILIELGFMTNYSDVSQFVNDFDQERAAKAIADAIRRHFMK; encoded by the coding sequence ATGAAAAAATTATTTGTACTTCTGCTACTTTTAATGAGTACAGTTGTATTTTCAGAAACTTTGGAAAGAATAGATTACGGAAGTGGAGTATTTACAGGAACATTAAAAGAAAATAAGAAGGTTAATATACAGGCTATAAAAGGTAGGACAGAAACAGGATCGGTGCTTATACTGGAATTGCCAAATGTAAGAAAGAATGCCGCAGATCTTAGAATATCAGATGATTCCTATTTAGATTCAGTAACTATGATGGAACAGGAAAATGGAGTAAAAATATACTTCTTCCTGAAGGATGGGACAGACTATACTGTACTGAACTCAAAAAAGGAATTTCAGGTAAAGTTTAACAATCCTAATGCACTTTCTTCAGATAAAGGAAGAGAAAAAACAAATACTAGAGTAGTAGACACTAGAGTAAATGAGCCTTCAAGAACAACTGATCCAACAGAGGGAAGACCATCTTCAAATAGAAAAGGAACATACACAATAGTTGTAGATCCAGGTCATGGAGGACACGATTCAGGTGCTGTAGGAAACGGTTACAGGGAAAAAGACCTTGCACTGCAGGTAGGATTGAAATTAGGAAAAGAACTGGGAAAAGACTATAACGTAATAATGACAAGAACAACAGATATATTTAAGACATTACAGGAAAGACCTGAAATAGGAAATGTAAGATCTGCTGACCTGTTTGTAAGTGTTCACCTGAATTCAGGTGGAAATTCTTCTGCAAGCGGAACTGAAGTATATTATTATGCAAAGAAGGATGCAGATAATTACAGCAGAGATGTGGCAAAGTTCAATAACACGGTAGACAGCGGAGTCGCAATGTCAGATTACGCTTTAAAGGATATTAATTACAGAATGAACCAGACAAGAAGTTCGGCACTGGCACAGGATGTATTAAATGGACTTTTAAGTAACTTTGCAATGAAGGACAGAGGAGTAAAGAGTGCAAACTTTGCAGTACTGAGAGGAAGTAATTCTCCTTCAATACTTATAGAACTTGGATTCATGACTAATTATTCTGATGTATCCCAATTTGTAAATGATTTTGATCAGGAAAGAGCCGCAAAAGCCATAGCTGATGCAATAAGAAGACACTTTATGAAATAG
- a CDS encoding GerMN domain-containing protein, producing MEGNNKDTGKEKETAVKKKKKNFFKSNFIVILLILLSGGAIAVNEYDKKNNETINVVVDSNLTKAPAENQQSLEKLSIFVYNPQTKQVEEKEAVIEKQQNLIEGDYINEVIKDSPFLTKDMKFLSAYNVKVDGKNTVIIKLNEAFSGLRKNKEMFDGFTQSVARTISNNFPNIQGINIQIDGEAIIQ from the coding sequence ATGGAGGGGAATAACAAGGATACAGGTAAAGAAAAGGAAACAGCAGTCAAAAAAAAGAAAAAAAACTTTTTCAAAAGTAATTTCATTGTAATATTGCTTATCCTTCTGTCTGGCGGTGCAATAGCAGTAAATGAATACGATAAGAAAAATAATGAAACAATAAATGTGGTTGTTGATTCAAATTTAACTAAAGCACCTGCAGAAAATCAGCAGTCACTTGAAAAATTATCCATATTTGTTTATAATCCCCAGACAAAACAGGTTGAAGAAAAGGAAGCGGTTATTGAAAAGCAGCAGAACCTTATAGAAGGAGACTACATAAATGAAGTTATAAAAGATTCTCCTTTCCTGACAAAGGATATGAAGTTTCTGAGTGCGTATAATGTAAAGGTTGACGGGAAAAATACAGTTATAATAAAATTAAATGAAGCATTTTCAGGATTGAGAAAAAATAAGGAGATGTTTGACGGGTTCACACAGTCGGTAGCAAGGACGATTTCAAACAATTTTCCTAATATACAGGGAATAAATATACAGATAGATGGAGAGGCAATTATTCAATAA